A portion of the Phyllopteryx taeniolatus isolate TA_2022b chromosome 15, UOR_Ptae_1.2, whole genome shotgun sequence genome contains these proteins:
- the LOC133465006 gene encoding seizure 6-like protein isoform X3 → MSRRTCVFLWLACSCVTARAEKSEARVLSLVQFAGWPAESAQQKARGAPSPTPPPLYGAPRQEERSPPPPGPTLALTHTPTRAPEVKDEATPPDLDASASSSEASSCSVTFTQPEGYIDSSDAILSAGDICCTYTITVYAGYGVELQVKSANLSDGEQLSIRGVAESGAWLVLANQTLLVEGQVIRSPSNTLSVFYGSTRNISNIGAFLLHYQIFRLSCLLPKRPHFGEVSVLDLLPGGTARFHCHMGYHLQGEPLLTCVNASRPVWNKKEPTCRALCGGTVKNATLGRVLSPSPYHWSNVTRVHSCSWSLEAAKEQRLHLHLERLLLGPSDRLVLWSGLDVGSVVLFDSGRSGHVPFEGVISEGPVVKIQFFMDQPDQNTGFNIRYEAFERGRCYEPYLQNGNFSTSDPLYGVGAVVQFTCDPGHALEQGPPVIECISARDPYWNDTEPLCKAQCGGDLSGPGGIILSPNWPEWYGEGEECAWSVHVEEDKRVLIDVQLLNISDGDLLTVTDGDDGAARLLGRYAGGRTPFKLFSSTPDLSVTFHSDPAGLVQGKGEGFIINYMEVSRNDSCTDLPEIQNGWKTRSDGVAVRGARVTYQCDPGYDLQGGATVTCQLDLSWSAQPPFCQKIMYCTDPGHVEHATRSLSDSKLLVGTTIRYRCSPRYILQGGATLTCYGREPGTPVWTSHLPRCIPKDSLLCANPGVPDNGYQVTSKRVFEPGETLAFVCYHGYQLVGDVAIKCVQGSPSYWSGPLPICRADHACFANHALEVSRAGGGVGAVVDGGSLALVAFILVLLISVLLGGIYLLAMRGRPGSNLGLPLVYQHPYRQITVEAEIDNPLYEAGSGPSPPVCFVCRTLVNMKSPFEELCPRPTPWEEVM, encoded by the exons aaaaAAGTGAGGCCAGGGTGTTGTCCTTGGTGCAGTTTGCAGGTTGGCCAGCAGAAAGCGCTCAGCAGAAGGCAAGGGGCGCCCCCTCCCCCACACCGCCACCACTCTATGGAGCACCCCGGCAGGAGGAGCGGAGCCCCCCACCTCCAGGACCCACACTCGCGCTCACGCACACACCAACACGTGCGCCTGAGGTAAAGGATGAGGCCACGCCCCCAGATTTGGACgcatcagcatcatcatcag AAGCTTCCAGCTGCTCTGTGACCTTCACGCAGCCTGAAGGTTACATCGACTCGTCAGACGCAATTCTCTCGGCCGGCGACATATGCTGCACGTACACCATCACGGTCTACGCGGGCTACGGCGTCGAGCTGcag GTGAAGAGTGCAAACCTGTCGGACGGCGAGCAGCTGTCCATCAGGGGCGTGGCCGAGAGCGGGGCCTGGCTGGTGCTGGCCAATCAGACGCTGCTGGTGGAGGGTCAGGTCATCCGCAGCCCCAGCAACACGCTGAGTGTCTTCTACGGATCCACGCGCAACATCAGCAACATTGGAGCCTTCCTTTTGCACTACCAGA TCTTTCGTCTGAGTTGTTTGCTCCCCAAGAGACCCCACTTTGGGGAAGTGTCTGTGTTGGACCTACTACCCGGGGGCACCGCCCGCTTCCACTGCCACATGGGCTACCACCTGCAAGGGGAACCGCTGCTCACCTGTGTTAACGCCTCTCGGCCGGTATGGAACAAGAAGGAGCCCACCTGTAGAG CTCTCTGCGGTGGCACCGTGAAGAACGCCACTCTGGGCAGGGTCCTGTCCCCCTCACCCTACCACTGGTCCAACGTCACCAGAGTTCACTCGTGCTCCTGGTCCCTGGAGGCCGCCAAGGAGCAGAGGTTGCACTTGCACCTGGAGCGCCTCCTGCTCGGACCCTCGGACAG GCTGGTTCTGTGGAGCGGCCTGGATGTCGGTTCTGTGGTGCTGTTCGACTCGGGTCGGAGTGGACATGTCCCTTTTGAGGGGGTAATCAGCGAGGGTCCTGTCGTGAAGATCCAGTTCTTCATGGATCAGCCAGACCAAAACACGGGATTCAACATCCGCTATGAAG CCTTCGAGCGAGGTCGCTGTTACGAGCCGTACCTCCAGAACGGCAATTTCAGCACATCGGACCCCCTGTACGGCGTCGGCGCAGTGGTCCAGTTCACTTGTGATCCCGGTCATGCCCTTGAACAGGGCCCGCCTGTCATCGAGTGCATCAGTGCCAGAGACCCGTACTGGAACGACACCGAACCGCTTTGTAAAG cTCAGTGCGGGGGCGACCTGAGCGGTCCCGGCGGCATCATCCTGTCGCCCAACTGGCCCGAGTGGTATGGCGAGGGTGAGGAGTGTGCGTGGAGTGTCCACGTCGAAGAAGACAAGAGGGTGCTCATCGACGTGCAGCT TCTGAACATCAGCGACGGCGACTTGCTGACTGTGACGGACGGCGACGACGGCGCCGCCCGCCTGCTGGGCCGCTACGCGGGGGGACGCACCCCCTTCAAgctcttctccagcacccccgatcTCAGTGTCACCTTCCACTCGGACCCGGCTGGACTCGTGCAGGGCAAAGGGGAGGGCTTCATCATCAACTACATGG AGGTTTCCCGCAACGACTCGTGCACTGACCTTCCAGAGATCCAAAATGGCTGGAAAACGCGTAGCGACGGCGTGGCAGTACGCGGCGCCCGCGTGACCTACCAGTGTGACCCGGGATATGACCTGCAGGGCGGCGCCACCGTCACGTGCCAGCTGGACCTTTCGTGGAGCGCACAGCCACCATTTTGTCAGAAGA TCATGTATTGTACGGATCCGGGTCATGTGGAGCACGCCACCCGCTCCCTGTCAGACTCCAAGCTGCTTGTGGGGACCACCATCCGGTACCGATGCAGCCCCAGGTACATCCTACAGGGTGGCGCCACCCTCACCTGCTACGGCCGTGAGCCGGGGACGCCCGTGTGGACCTCGCACCTCCCGCGATGCATCC CCAAGGACTCCCTATTGTGTGCCAACCCCGGCGTCCCCGACAACGGTTACCAGGTGACGTCCAAGCGCGTCTTCGAGCCTGGGGAAACGCTGGCCTTTGTCTGTTACCATGGTTACCAGCTGGTCGGTGACGTTGCCATTAAGTGCGTCCAGGGAAGCCCCTCCTACTGGAGTGGCCCACTGCCCATCTGCAGGG CTGACCATGCCTGCTTTGCCAACCATGCTTTGGaag TGTCACGTGCCGGCGGTGGCGTAGGCGCGGTGGTGGACGGCGGCAGTTTGGCACTGGTCGCGTTCATCTTGGTTCTGCTGATATCCGTGCTGCTGGGAGGCATTTACTTGCTGGCCATGCG GGGCCGCCCTGGCTCCAACCTCGGTCTGCCACTGGTGTACCAGCACCCCTATCGGCAGATCACCGTGGAGGCCGAAATTGACAACCCGCTGTACGAGGCGGGCAGCGgg CCTAGCCCCCCCGTCTGCTTTGTGTGCAGGACTCTTGTGAATATGAAGTCTCCATTTGAAGAACTCTGCCCACGCCCCACCCCTTGGGAGGAGGTGATGTAA
- the LOC133465006 gene encoding seizure 6-like protein isoform X5 — protein MSRRTCVFLWLACSCVTARAEKSEARVLSLVQFAGWPAESAQQKARGAPSPTPPPLYGAPRQEERSPPPPGPTLALTHTPTRAPEVKDEATPPDLDASASSSEASSCSVTFTQPEGYIDSSDAILSAGDICCTYTITVYAGYGVELQVKSANLSDGEQLSIRGVAESGAWLVLANQTLLVEGQVIRSPSNTLSVFYGSTRNISNIGAFLLHYQIFRLSCLLPKRPHFGEVSVLDLLPGGTARFHCHMGYHLQGEPLLTCVNASRPVWNKKEPTCRALCGGTVKNATLGRVLSPSPYHWSNVTRVHSCSWSLEAAKEQRLHLHLERLLLGPSDRLVLWSGLDVGSVVLFDSGRSGHVPFEGVISEGPVVKIQFFMDQPDQNTGFNIRYEAFERGRCYEPYLQNGNFSTSDPLYGVGAVVQFTCDPGHALEQGPPVIECISARDPYWNDTEPLCKAQCGGDLSGPGGIILSPNWPEWYGEGEECAWSVHVEEDKRVLIDVQLLNISDGDLLTVTDGDDGAARLLGRYAGGRTPFKLFSSTPDLSVTFHSDPAGLVQGKGEGFIINYMEVSRNDSCTDLPEIQNGWKTRSDGVAVRGARVTYQCDPGYDLQGGATVTCQLDLSWSAQPPFCQKIMYCTDPGHVEHATRSLSDSKLLVGTTIRYRCSPRYILQGGATLTCYGREPGTPVWTSHLPRCIPKDSLLCANPGVPDNGYQVTSKRVFEPGETLAFVCYHGYQLVGDVAIKCVQGSPSYWSGPLPICRADHACFANHALEVSRAGGGVGAVVDGGSLALVAFILVLLISVLLGGIYLLAMRGRPGSNLGLPLVYQHPYRQITVEAEIDNPLYEAGSGDSCEYEVSI, from the exons aaaaAAGTGAGGCCAGGGTGTTGTCCTTGGTGCAGTTTGCAGGTTGGCCAGCAGAAAGCGCTCAGCAGAAGGCAAGGGGCGCCCCCTCCCCCACACCGCCACCACTCTATGGAGCACCCCGGCAGGAGGAGCGGAGCCCCCCACCTCCAGGACCCACACTCGCGCTCACGCACACACCAACACGTGCGCCTGAGGTAAAGGATGAGGCCACGCCCCCAGATTTGGACgcatcagcatcatcatcag AAGCTTCCAGCTGCTCTGTGACCTTCACGCAGCCTGAAGGTTACATCGACTCGTCAGACGCAATTCTCTCGGCCGGCGACATATGCTGCACGTACACCATCACGGTCTACGCGGGCTACGGCGTCGAGCTGcag GTGAAGAGTGCAAACCTGTCGGACGGCGAGCAGCTGTCCATCAGGGGCGTGGCCGAGAGCGGGGCCTGGCTGGTGCTGGCCAATCAGACGCTGCTGGTGGAGGGTCAGGTCATCCGCAGCCCCAGCAACACGCTGAGTGTCTTCTACGGATCCACGCGCAACATCAGCAACATTGGAGCCTTCCTTTTGCACTACCAGA TCTTTCGTCTGAGTTGTTTGCTCCCCAAGAGACCCCACTTTGGGGAAGTGTCTGTGTTGGACCTACTACCCGGGGGCACCGCCCGCTTCCACTGCCACATGGGCTACCACCTGCAAGGGGAACCGCTGCTCACCTGTGTTAACGCCTCTCGGCCGGTATGGAACAAGAAGGAGCCCACCTGTAGAG CTCTCTGCGGTGGCACCGTGAAGAACGCCACTCTGGGCAGGGTCCTGTCCCCCTCACCCTACCACTGGTCCAACGTCACCAGAGTTCACTCGTGCTCCTGGTCCCTGGAGGCCGCCAAGGAGCAGAGGTTGCACTTGCACCTGGAGCGCCTCCTGCTCGGACCCTCGGACAG GCTGGTTCTGTGGAGCGGCCTGGATGTCGGTTCTGTGGTGCTGTTCGACTCGGGTCGGAGTGGACATGTCCCTTTTGAGGGGGTAATCAGCGAGGGTCCTGTCGTGAAGATCCAGTTCTTCATGGATCAGCCAGACCAAAACACGGGATTCAACATCCGCTATGAAG CCTTCGAGCGAGGTCGCTGTTACGAGCCGTACCTCCAGAACGGCAATTTCAGCACATCGGACCCCCTGTACGGCGTCGGCGCAGTGGTCCAGTTCACTTGTGATCCCGGTCATGCCCTTGAACAGGGCCCGCCTGTCATCGAGTGCATCAGTGCCAGAGACCCGTACTGGAACGACACCGAACCGCTTTGTAAAG cTCAGTGCGGGGGCGACCTGAGCGGTCCCGGCGGCATCATCCTGTCGCCCAACTGGCCCGAGTGGTATGGCGAGGGTGAGGAGTGTGCGTGGAGTGTCCACGTCGAAGAAGACAAGAGGGTGCTCATCGACGTGCAGCT TCTGAACATCAGCGACGGCGACTTGCTGACTGTGACGGACGGCGACGACGGCGCCGCCCGCCTGCTGGGCCGCTACGCGGGGGGACGCACCCCCTTCAAgctcttctccagcacccccgatcTCAGTGTCACCTTCCACTCGGACCCGGCTGGACTCGTGCAGGGCAAAGGGGAGGGCTTCATCATCAACTACATGG AGGTTTCCCGCAACGACTCGTGCACTGACCTTCCAGAGATCCAAAATGGCTGGAAAACGCGTAGCGACGGCGTGGCAGTACGCGGCGCCCGCGTGACCTACCAGTGTGACCCGGGATATGACCTGCAGGGCGGCGCCACCGTCACGTGCCAGCTGGACCTTTCGTGGAGCGCACAGCCACCATTTTGTCAGAAGA TCATGTATTGTACGGATCCGGGTCATGTGGAGCACGCCACCCGCTCCCTGTCAGACTCCAAGCTGCTTGTGGGGACCACCATCCGGTACCGATGCAGCCCCAGGTACATCCTACAGGGTGGCGCCACCCTCACCTGCTACGGCCGTGAGCCGGGGACGCCCGTGTGGACCTCGCACCTCCCGCGATGCATCC CCAAGGACTCCCTATTGTGTGCCAACCCCGGCGTCCCCGACAACGGTTACCAGGTGACGTCCAAGCGCGTCTTCGAGCCTGGGGAAACGCTGGCCTTTGTCTGTTACCATGGTTACCAGCTGGTCGGTGACGTTGCCATTAAGTGCGTCCAGGGAAGCCCCTCCTACTGGAGTGGCCCACTGCCCATCTGCAGGG CTGACCATGCCTGCTTTGCCAACCATGCTTTGGaag TGTCACGTGCCGGCGGTGGCGTAGGCGCGGTGGTGGACGGCGGCAGTTTGGCACTGGTCGCGTTCATCTTGGTTCTGCTGATATCCGTGCTGCTGGGAGGCATTTACTTGCTGGCCATGCG GGGCCGCCCTGGCTCCAACCTCGGTCTGCCACTGGTGTACCAGCACCCCTATCGGCAGATCACCGTGGAGGCCGAAATTGACAACCCGCTGTACGAGGCGGGCAGCGgg GACTCTTGTGAATATGAAGTCTCCATTTGA
- the LOC133465006 gene encoding seizure 6-like protein isoform X2: protein MSRRTCVFLWLACSCVTARAEKSEARVLSLVQFAGWPAESAQQKARGAPSPTPPPLYGAPRQEERSPPPPGPTLALTHTPTRAPEVKDEATPPDLDASASSSASSCSVTFTQPEGYIDSSDAILSAGDICCTYTITVYAGYGVELQVKSANLSDGEQLSIRGVAESGAWLVLANQTLLVEGQVIRSPSNTLSVFYGSTRNISNIGAFLLHYQIFRLSCLLPKRPHFGEVSVLDLLPGGTARFHCHMGYHLQGEPLLTCVNASRPVWNKKEPTCRALCGGTVKNATLGRVLSPSPYHWSNVTRVHSCSWSLEAAKEQRLHLHLERLLLGPSDRCFPARLVLWSGLDVGSVVLFDSGRSGHVPFEGVISEGPVVKIQFFMDQPDQNTGFNIRYEAFERGRCYEPYLQNGNFSTSDPLYGVGAVVQFTCDPGHALEQGPPVIECISARDPYWNDTEPLCKAQCGGDLSGPGGIILSPNWPEWYGEGEECAWSVHVEEDKRVLIDVQLLNISDGDLLTVTDGDDGAARLLGRYAGGRTPFKLFSSTPDLSVTFHSDPAGLVQGKGEGFIINYMEVSRNDSCTDLPEIQNGWKTRSDGVAVRGARVTYQCDPGYDLQGGATVTCQLDLSWSAQPPFCQKIMYCTDPGHVEHATRSLSDSKLLVGTTIRYRCSPRYILQGGATLTCYGREPGTPVWTSHLPRCIPKDSLLCANPGVPDNGYQVTSKRVFEPGETLAFVCYHGYQLVGDVAIKCVQGSPSYWSGPLPICRADHACFANHALEVSRAGGGVGAVVDGGSLALVAFILVLLISVLLGGIYLLAMRGRPGSNLGLPLVYQHPYRQITVEAEIDNPLYEAGSGPSPPVCFVCRTLVNMKSPFEELCPRPTPWEEVM, encoded by the exons aaaaAAGTGAGGCCAGGGTGTTGTCCTTGGTGCAGTTTGCAGGTTGGCCAGCAGAAAGCGCTCAGCAGAAGGCAAGGGGCGCCCCCTCCCCCACACCGCCACCACTCTATGGAGCACCCCGGCAGGAGGAGCGGAGCCCCCCACCTCCAGGACCCACACTCGCGCTCACGCACACACCAACACGTGCGCCTGAGGTAAAGGATGAGGCCACGCCCCCAGATTTGGACgcatcagcatcatcatcag CTTCCAGCTGCTCTGTGACCTTCACGCAGCCTGAAGGTTACATCGACTCGTCAGACGCAATTCTCTCGGCCGGCGACATATGCTGCACGTACACCATCACGGTCTACGCGGGCTACGGCGTCGAGCTGcag GTGAAGAGTGCAAACCTGTCGGACGGCGAGCAGCTGTCCATCAGGGGCGTGGCCGAGAGCGGGGCCTGGCTGGTGCTGGCCAATCAGACGCTGCTGGTGGAGGGTCAGGTCATCCGCAGCCCCAGCAACACGCTGAGTGTCTTCTACGGATCCACGCGCAACATCAGCAACATTGGAGCCTTCCTTTTGCACTACCAGA TCTTTCGTCTGAGTTGTTTGCTCCCCAAGAGACCCCACTTTGGGGAAGTGTCTGTGTTGGACCTACTACCCGGGGGCACCGCCCGCTTCCACTGCCACATGGGCTACCACCTGCAAGGGGAACCGCTGCTCACCTGTGTTAACGCCTCTCGGCCGGTATGGAACAAGAAGGAGCCCACCTGTAGAG CTCTCTGCGGTGGCACCGTGAAGAACGCCACTCTGGGCAGGGTCCTGTCCCCCTCACCCTACCACTGGTCCAACGTCACCAGAGTTCACTCGTGCTCCTGGTCCCTGGAGGCCGCCAAGGAGCAGAGGTTGCACTTGCACCTGGAGCGCCTCCTGCTCGGACCCTCGGACAG ATGTTTTCCGGCCAGGCTGGTTCTGTGGAGCGGCCTGGATGTCGGTTCTGTGGTGCTGTTCGACTCGGGTCGGAGTGGACATGTCCCTTTTGAGGGGGTAATCAGCGAGGGTCCTGTCGTGAAGATCCAGTTCTTCATGGATCAGCCAGACCAAAACACGGGATTCAACATCCGCTATGAAG CCTTCGAGCGAGGTCGCTGTTACGAGCCGTACCTCCAGAACGGCAATTTCAGCACATCGGACCCCCTGTACGGCGTCGGCGCAGTGGTCCAGTTCACTTGTGATCCCGGTCATGCCCTTGAACAGGGCCCGCCTGTCATCGAGTGCATCAGTGCCAGAGACCCGTACTGGAACGACACCGAACCGCTTTGTAAAG cTCAGTGCGGGGGCGACCTGAGCGGTCCCGGCGGCATCATCCTGTCGCCCAACTGGCCCGAGTGGTATGGCGAGGGTGAGGAGTGTGCGTGGAGTGTCCACGTCGAAGAAGACAAGAGGGTGCTCATCGACGTGCAGCT TCTGAACATCAGCGACGGCGACTTGCTGACTGTGACGGACGGCGACGACGGCGCCGCCCGCCTGCTGGGCCGCTACGCGGGGGGACGCACCCCCTTCAAgctcttctccagcacccccgatcTCAGTGTCACCTTCCACTCGGACCCGGCTGGACTCGTGCAGGGCAAAGGGGAGGGCTTCATCATCAACTACATGG AGGTTTCCCGCAACGACTCGTGCACTGACCTTCCAGAGATCCAAAATGGCTGGAAAACGCGTAGCGACGGCGTGGCAGTACGCGGCGCCCGCGTGACCTACCAGTGTGACCCGGGATATGACCTGCAGGGCGGCGCCACCGTCACGTGCCAGCTGGACCTTTCGTGGAGCGCACAGCCACCATTTTGTCAGAAGA TCATGTATTGTACGGATCCGGGTCATGTGGAGCACGCCACCCGCTCCCTGTCAGACTCCAAGCTGCTTGTGGGGACCACCATCCGGTACCGATGCAGCCCCAGGTACATCCTACAGGGTGGCGCCACCCTCACCTGCTACGGCCGTGAGCCGGGGACGCCCGTGTGGACCTCGCACCTCCCGCGATGCATCC CCAAGGACTCCCTATTGTGTGCCAACCCCGGCGTCCCCGACAACGGTTACCAGGTGACGTCCAAGCGCGTCTTCGAGCCTGGGGAAACGCTGGCCTTTGTCTGTTACCATGGTTACCAGCTGGTCGGTGACGTTGCCATTAAGTGCGTCCAGGGAAGCCCCTCCTACTGGAGTGGCCCACTGCCCATCTGCAGGG CTGACCATGCCTGCTTTGCCAACCATGCTTTGGaag TGTCACGTGCCGGCGGTGGCGTAGGCGCGGTGGTGGACGGCGGCAGTTTGGCACTGGTCGCGTTCATCTTGGTTCTGCTGATATCCGTGCTGCTGGGAGGCATTTACTTGCTGGCCATGCG GGGCCGCCCTGGCTCCAACCTCGGTCTGCCACTGGTGTACCAGCACCCCTATCGGCAGATCACCGTGGAGGCCGAAATTGACAACCCGCTGTACGAGGCGGGCAGCGgg CCTAGCCCCCCCGTCTGCTTTGTGTGCAGGACTCTTGTGAATATGAAGTCTCCATTTGAAGAACTCTGCCCACGCCCCACCCCTTGGGAGGAGGTGATGTAA
- the LOC133465006 gene encoding seizure 6-like protein isoform X1 has protein sequence MSRRTCVFLWLACSCVTARAEKSEARVLSLVQFAGWPAESAQQKARGAPSPTPPPLYGAPRQEERSPPPPGPTLALTHTPTRAPEVKDEATPPDLDASASSSEASSCSVTFTQPEGYIDSSDAILSAGDICCTYTITVYAGYGVELQVKSANLSDGEQLSIRGVAESGAWLVLANQTLLVEGQVIRSPSNTLSVFYGSTRNISNIGAFLLHYQIFRLSCLLPKRPHFGEVSVLDLLPGGTARFHCHMGYHLQGEPLLTCVNASRPVWNKKEPTCRALCGGTVKNATLGRVLSPSPYHWSNVTRVHSCSWSLEAAKEQRLHLHLERLLLGPSDRCFPARLVLWSGLDVGSVVLFDSGRSGHVPFEGVISEGPVVKIQFFMDQPDQNTGFNIRYEAFERGRCYEPYLQNGNFSTSDPLYGVGAVVQFTCDPGHALEQGPPVIECISARDPYWNDTEPLCKAQCGGDLSGPGGIILSPNWPEWYGEGEECAWSVHVEEDKRVLIDVQLLNISDGDLLTVTDGDDGAARLLGRYAGGRTPFKLFSSTPDLSVTFHSDPAGLVQGKGEGFIINYMEVSRNDSCTDLPEIQNGWKTRSDGVAVRGARVTYQCDPGYDLQGGATVTCQLDLSWSAQPPFCQKIMYCTDPGHVEHATRSLSDSKLLVGTTIRYRCSPRYILQGGATLTCYGREPGTPVWTSHLPRCIPKDSLLCANPGVPDNGYQVTSKRVFEPGETLAFVCYHGYQLVGDVAIKCVQGSPSYWSGPLPICRADHACFANHALEVSRAGGGVGAVVDGGSLALVAFILVLLISVLLGGIYLLAMRGRPGSNLGLPLVYQHPYRQITVEAEIDNPLYEAGSGPSPPVCFVCRTLVNMKSPFEELCPRPTPWEEVM, from the exons aaaaAAGTGAGGCCAGGGTGTTGTCCTTGGTGCAGTTTGCAGGTTGGCCAGCAGAAAGCGCTCAGCAGAAGGCAAGGGGCGCCCCCTCCCCCACACCGCCACCACTCTATGGAGCACCCCGGCAGGAGGAGCGGAGCCCCCCACCTCCAGGACCCACACTCGCGCTCACGCACACACCAACACGTGCGCCTGAGGTAAAGGATGAGGCCACGCCCCCAGATTTGGACgcatcagcatcatcatcag AAGCTTCCAGCTGCTCTGTGACCTTCACGCAGCCTGAAGGTTACATCGACTCGTCAGACGCAATTCTCTCGGCCGGCGACATATGCTGCACGTACACCATCACGGTCTACGCGGGCTACGGCGTCGAGCTGcag GTGAAGAGTGCAAACCTGTCGGACGGCGAGCAGCTGTCCATCAGGGGCGTGGCCGAGAGCGGGGCCTGGCTGGTGCTGGCCAATCAGACGCTGCTGGTGGAGGGTCAGGTCATCCGCAGCCCCAGCAACACGCTGAGTGTCTTCTACGGATCCACGCGCAACATCAGCAACATTGGAGCCTTCCTTTTGCACTACCAGA TCTTTCGTCTGAGTTGTTTGCTCCCCAAGAGACCCCACTTTGGGGAAGTGTCTGTGTTGGACCTACTACCCGGGGGCACCGCCCGCTTCCACTGCCACATGGGCTACCACCTGCAAGGGGAACCGCTGCTCACCTGTGTTAACGCCTCTCGGCCGGTATGGAACAAGAAGGAGCCCACCTGTAGAG CTCTCTGCGGTGGCACCGTGAAGAACGCCACTCTGGGCAGGGTCCTGTCCCCCTCACCCTACCACTGGTCCAACGTCACCAGAGTTCACTCGTGCTCCTGGTCCCTGGAGGCCGCCAAGGAGCAGAGGTTGCACTTGCACCTGGAGCGCCTCCTGCTCGGACCCTCGGACAG ATGTTTTCCGGCCAGGCTGGTTCTGTGGAGCGGCCTGGATGTCGGTTCTGTGGTGCTGTTCGACTCGGGTCGGAGTGGACATGTCCCTTTTGAGGGGGTAATCAGCGAGGGTCCTGTCGTGAAGATCCAGTTCTTCATGGATCAGCCAGACCAAAACACGGGATTCAACATCCGCTATGAAG CCTTCGAGCGAGGTCGCTGTTACGAGCCGTACCTCCAGAACGGCAATTTCAGCACATCGGACCCCCTGTACGGCGTCGGCGCAGTGGTCCAGTTCACTTGTGATCCCGGTCATGCCCTTGAACAGGGCCCGCCTGTCATCGAGTGCATCAGTGCCAGAGACCCGTACTGGAACGACACCGAACCGCTTTGTAAAG cTCAGTGCGGGGGCGACCTGAGCGGTCCCGGCGGCATCATCCTGTCGCCCAACTGGCCCGAGTGGTATGGCGAGGGTGAGGAGTGTGCGTGGAGTGTCCACGTCGAAGAAGACAAGAGGGTGCTCATCGACGTGCAGCT TCTGAACATCAGCGACGGCGACTTGCTGACTGTGACGGACGGCGACGACGGCGCCGCCCGCCTGCTGGGCCGCTACGCGGGGGGACGCACCCCCTTCAAgctcttctccagcacccccgatcTCAGTGTCACCTTCCACTCGGACCCGGCTGGACTCGTGCAGGGCAAAGGGGAGGGCTTCATCATCAACTACATGG AGGTTTCCCGCAACGACTCGTGCACTGACCTTCCAGAGATCCAAAATGGCTGGAAAACGCGTAGCGACGGCGTGGCAGTACGCGGCGCCCGCGTGACCTACCAGTGTGACCCGGGATATGACCTGCAGGGCGGCGCCACCGTCACGTGCCAGCTGGACCTTTCGTGGAGCGCACAGCCACCATTTTGTCAGAAGA TCATGTATTGTACGGATCCGGGTCATGTGGAGCACGCCACCCGCTCCCTGTCAGACTCCAAGCTGCTTGTGGGGACCACCATCCGGTACCGATGCAGCCCCAGGTACATCCTACAGGGTGGCGCCACCCTCACCTGCTACGGCCGTGAGCCGGGGACGCCCGTGTGGACCTCGCACCTCCCGCGATGCATCC CCAAGGACTCCCTATTGTGTGCCAACCCCGGCGTCCCCGACAACGGTTACCAGGTGACGTCCAAGCGCGTCTTCGAGCCTGGGGAAACGCTGGCCTTTGTCTGTTACCATGGTTACCAGCTGGTCGGTGACGTTGCCATTAAGTGCGTCCAGGGAAGCCCCTCCTACTGGAGTGGCCCACTGCCCATCTGCAGGG CTGACCATGCCTGCTTTGCCAACCATGCTTTGGaag TGTCACGTGCCGGCGGTGGCGTAGGCGCGGTGGTGGACGGCGGCAGTTTGGCACTGGTCGCGTTCATCTTGGTTCTGCTGATATCCGTGCTGCTGGGAGGCATTTACTTGCTGGCCATGCG GGGCCGCCCTGGCTCCAACCTCGGTCTGCCACTGGTGTACCAGCACCCCTATCGGCAGATCACCGTGGAGGCCGAAATTGACAACCCGCTGTACGAGGCGGGCAGCGgg CCTAGCCCCCCCGTCTGCTTTGTGTGCAGGACTCTTGTGAATATGAAGTCTCCATTTGAAGAACTCTGCCCACGCCCCACCCCTTGGGAGGAGGTGATGTAA